A stretch of the Proteus sp. ZN5 genome encodes the following:
- a CDS encoding fimbrial protein, translating into MKKIILALTIGLLYVPISSAEINITVNATLVNPACTVTDAKGAKELFIDFQNVDVNAIVKTPPKAFDVLIKDCNLNKMMNLYLSPKDNGYFSYNGIDVLATTTDQLGIEFSDITSGKRKINVQRYERITPILSSSNSGKISLSTQLVSNRSGTQLKMGPFTANVSLLVDYN; encoded by the coding sequence ATGAAAAAAATAATACTAGCGCTAACTATTGGCTTATTATATGTACCTATTTCATCGGCTGAAATTAATATTACAGTTAATGCGACACTAGTTAATCCTGCATGTACAGTGACGGATGCTAAAGGAGCCAAAGAGCTATTTATTGATTTTCAAAATGTGGATGTTAACGCAATAGTAAAAACACCGCCAAAAGCCTTTGATGTATTAATTAAAGATTGTAACTTAAATAAAATGATGAATTTATATCTTTCTCCTAAAGATAATGGTTATTTTTCTTATAATGGTATTGATGTATTAGCCACAACAACAGATCAATTAGGGATTGAATTTTCTGATATTACCAGTGGTAAACGTAAAATTAATGTTCAGCGTTATGAACGTATTACACCAATTCTTAGTAGCAGTAATTCAGGGAAAATATCACTAAGCACTCAGTTGGTATCAAATCGATCTGGCACACAGCTTAAAATGGGACCTTTTACAGCTAATGTTTCGTTATTAGTTGATTATAATTAG
- a CDS encoding fimbrial protein → MNKLIYLLLPLCSLSTYSYAGGSLDISFMGNLVSTGCKLPESPYNLEVQLNKISSKYLYEYGRSQPVDFSIPIVDCYVSDLNKTISIKLNSNTLVTDKGTSYLKTEGGSNVLLGLLDNNDTVIKFNEKIDMARVLVTGQNEQNLLNFKVYARPPVTGDLKEGAFSSTITFNIDYQ, encoded by the coding sequence ATGAATAAATTGATTTATCTACTATTGCCATTATGTAGCCTCTCCACTTATAGCTATGCAGGTGGTTCATTAGATATTTCTTTTATGGGAAATCTAGTTTCTACAGGATGTAAGCTCCCTGAATCGCCTTATAACTTAGAGGTTCAGCTTAATAAAATTAGTAGTAAATATCTTTATGAATATGGACGTTCTCAACCTGTCGATTTTTCTATACCCATTGTTGATTGTTATGTGAGTGATTTAAATAAAACAATTTCAATAAAATTAAATAGTAATACTCTTGTAACAGATAAAGGTACTAGTTATTTGAAAACAGAAGGTGGCTCTAATGTTTTATTAGGTCTACTGGATAACAATGATACAGTTATTAAATTTAATGAAAAAATTGATATGGCTCGTGTTTTAGTGACAGGTCAAAATGAGCAAAATTTATTGAATTTTAAGGTTTATGCACGTCCACCTGTTACAGGGGATTTAAAAGAAGGTGCATTTTCATCGACCATTACATTTAATATTGATTATCAATAG
- a CDS encoding fimbria/pilus periplasmic chaperone, producing the protein MKKEFNKTVISTLFISLMGISSVAQSAVTLDRTRVIFPGTEKSINITIRNDNPTLPYLAQTWIDDANEKKLTTGPLIATPPIQRLDPKSSSIVQISTTPSIASLPKDRETVFYYNLREVPPKSEEANVLQIALQSRVKLFYRPAEILSQADSMWFHNVTLTPSAKGYTVNNVTPFYLTVIGLASTQKASETGAFSVVMIPPKSDHEFAVPKTNVPYMTIINDYGGKPTLQFKCEQAKCTVAKEM; encoded by the coding sequence ATGAAAAAAGAATTTAATAAAACTGTTATTTCCACTCTTTTCATCTCATTAATGGGGATCTCTAGTGTTGCTCAAAGCGCAGTAACACTAGATAGAACGAGAGTGATTTTTCCTGGAACTGAAAAATCGATTAACATTACTATTCGTAATGATAATCCAACGCTTCCTTATTTAGCACAAACATGGATTGATGATGCTAATGAGAAAAAATTAACAACAGGACCATTAATTGCGACGCCGCCGATCCAGCGTCTAGACCCTAAGTCATCAAGTATCGTACAAATTAGTACGACACCTTCTATCGCATCATTACCAAAAGATAGAGAGACTGTTTTTTACTATAACTTACGTGAAGTCCCACCTAAATCTGAAGAAGCGAACGTTTTACAAATTGCATTACAAAGTCGAGTAAAATTGTTTTATCGCCCAGCAGAAATTCTGTCCCAAGCAGACAGCATGTGGTTCCATAATGTGACATTAACACCGTCAGCGAAAGGGTATACCGTGAATAATGTGACACCTTTTTATTTAACTGTGATTGGATTGGCTTCAACACAAAAAGCATCTGAAACAGGTGCCTTTAGCGTTGTGATGATCCCTCCTAAATCAGATCATGAATTCGCTGTGCCTAAAACGAATGTTCCCTATATGACCATTATTAATGATTACGGCGGAAAACCGACGCTGCAATTTAAGTGTGAACAAGCTAAATGCACAGTAGCAAAAGAAATGTAA